In a genomic window of Rhodovulum sp. P5:
- a CDS encoding efflux RND transporter permease subunit yields the protein MLEQATRAAEGGGPALFVRRPILALVVSALIVLAGFAALFGVEIRELPNVDRPVVTVTTRFPGAAPETIDQEITGRIEGAVGRVAGIRSISSNSRFGRSRVTLEFAESVDIDVAATDTREAVARIADDLPEGAEDPEVVKADADAQPVMRIAVTSSRRSPHELTEIVQERVEDRLVSVEGVADVTVYGDAEPIFRVDIDLARLASRGLTLADIGTALSDAGFNAAAGDLSGERQSINVRTTAMVASAEAFEALLVAPDVYLRDFASVSLGPAPNETLLRANGQTGVGMGIVRQAGSNTLDISRAVRAAVAELDRTLPDDISIFVTSDDAVFVKGAIAEVLKTLGLAVGIVVLVIFLFLRNLRATLIPGLTMPVALIGTLAAIYVAGFSVNILTLLALVLATGLVVDDAIVVLENIVRRRAEGIGVRAAAVLGTKQVFFAVVTTTATLAAVFVPLSFLPGQAGGLFREFGFTLAMAVAISSVVALTLCPVLASRLLTGEMNHKPGPIGWLGARLAAFYARTLRWALAMPLVVLMAAVLFAATAALVAGGLRQELTPREDRAVALMRITAQQGVSLDYTQGKMRLIEDAVAPLRDSGEVTNIFSISGFGADNRGFMVLTLAKWDDRARSQQDIVDDINRRLRGIVGVRAFVIQPNSLGIRGAGRGLSFAITGNSYDQLADISETLVERMEENSAFGSVRLEYERTQPQLFVEIDRTRASDLGIDITGLGQALRAVLNGRSVGSVFIGDQNYDVQVLSSSDPLDDPGDLENVFVKTAAGQMVPMSSFVRLEERAVAPELDREDQNRSVEISAGLTPDLALGDALREVERLAEGLLSEENRIVPLGEAATLDQTNTGLALIFGFAIAVVFLVLAAQFESFVSAIVVMATVPLGLACAVFALLFTGLSLNVYSQIGLVMLIGIMAKNGILIVEFANQLRDGGESVAKAIFDASTIRLRPVMMTMTSTVLGGVPLILSTGAGAEAREALGWVIVGGLGLATVSTLYLTPVAYLLLARFSPPRAEETRRLARELEEALSA from the coding sequence ATGCTGGAACAGGCGACACGCGCGGCGGAAGGGGGTGGCCCGGCCCTGTTCGTGCGCCGACCGATCCTTGCCCTGGTGGTCAGCGCGCTGATCGTGCTGGCGGGGTTTGCGGCGCTCTTCGGCGTGGAAATCCGCGAATTGCCCAATGTCGACCGGCCGGTCGTGACAGTGACGACCCGCTTCCCCGGGGCCGCGCCGGAAACCATCGACCAGGAGATCACCGGCCGGATCGAGGGCGCGGTGGGCCGGGTCGCGGGGATCCGGTCGATCTCCTCCAACTCGCGCTTCGGACGCAGCCGGGTGACGCTGGAATTCGCCGAAAGCGTGGATATCGACGTCGCCGCCACCGATACGCGGGAGGCGGTCGCCCGCATCGCCGATGACCTGCCCGAAGGCGCAGAGGACCCGGAGGTCGTCAAGGCCGATGCCGACGCCCAGCCGGTGATGCGGATCGCGGTGACGTCCTCGCGCCGCTCCCCCCACGAACTGACCGAGATCGTGCAGGAACGGGTGGAGGACCGCCTCGTCTCGGTCGAGGGGGTGGCCGATGTCACCGTCTACGGCGATGCGGAGCCGATCTTCCGCGTCGATATCGACCTTGCCCGGCTGGCCAGCCGCGGACTGACGCTGGCCGATATCGGAACGGCACTGTCCGATGCGGGGTTCAACGCGGCCGCCGGCGATCTGTCGGGGGAACGCCAGTCGATCAACGTGCGCACCACGGCCATGGTCGCCTCTGCCGAGGCGTTCGAGGCCCTGCTGGTCGCCCCCGATGTCTATCTGCGCGATTTCGCCAGCGTCAGCCTTGGCCCCGCCCCGAACGAGACGCTGTTGCGCGCCAACGGCCAGACCGGCGTGGGCATGGGGATCGTGCGGCAGGCGGGCAGCAATACGCTGGATATCTCCCGCGCGGTGCGGGCCGCGGTGGCAGAACTTGACCGCACCCTGCCCGATGACATCTCAATCTTCGTCACCTCCGACGACGCGGTCTTCGTCAAGGGCGCGATTGCCGAGGTGCTGAAGACGCTGGGGCTGGCCGTGGGCATCGTGGTTCTGGTGATCTTCCTGTTCCTGCGCAACCTGCGCGCCACGCTGATCCCCGGGCTGACCATGCCGGTGGCGCTGATCGGCACGTTGGCCGCGATCTATGTCGCGGGCTTTTCCGTCAACATCCTGACGCTTCTGGCGCTGGTTCTGGCCACGGGGCTTGTGGTGGACGACGCCATCGTCGTGCTGGAAAACATCGTGCGCCGCCGGGCCGAAGGGATCGGCGTGCGCGCCGCCGCCGTTCTGGGCACCAAGCAGGTGTTCTTTGCGGTCGTCACCACAACCGCGACGCTGGCCGCGGTGTTCGTGCCACTGTCGTTCCTGCCCGGGCAGGCGGGCGGGCTGTTCCGGGAATTCGGTTTCACGCTGGCGATGGCGGTCGCGATTTCCTCGGTCGTTGCGCTAACGCTCTGCCCGGTGCTGGCCAGCCGCCTGCTTACCGGAGAGATGAACCACAAACCCGGCCCCATCGGCTGGCTGGGTGCTCGCTTGGCCGCGTTTTATGCACGAACGCTGCGCTGGGCACTGGCGATGCCACTGGTGGTGTTGATGGCGGCGGTGCTGTTCGCGGCAACCGCGGCCCTGGTGGCCGGCGGCCTGCGGCAGGAACTGACCCCGCGGGAGGACCGGGCCGTCGCGCTGATGCGGATCACGGCCCAGCAGGGCGTGTCGCTGGACTATACCCAGGGCAAGATGCGCCTGATCGAGGATGCCGTGGCCCCCCTGCGCGACAGCGGTGAGGTCACCAACATCTTCTCGATCTCCGGCTTCGGGGCGGACAATCGCGGCTTCATGGTGCTGACGCTGGCGAAATGGGACGACCGCGCGCGCAGCCAGCAGGATATCGTGGACGACATCAACCGGCGCCTGCGCGGCATCGTGGGGGTGCGGGCCTTCGTGATCCAGCCGAATTCCCTTGGCATCCGGGGCGCCGGGCGGGGCTTGAGCTTTGCGATCACCGGGAACAGCTACGACCAGTTGGCCGATATCTCCGAAACACTCGTGGAACGGATGGAAGAGAACTCCGCCTTCGGCTCGGTCCGGCTGGAATACGAACGCACCCAGCCGCAATTGTTCGTCGAGATCGACCGCACCCGGGCCTCCGATCTCGGGATCGACATCACCGGGTTGGGTCAGGCGCTGCGCGCGGTGCTGAACGGGCGCAGCGTGGGCTCGGTCTTCATCGGCGACCAGAATTACGATGTGCAGGTGCTGTCGAGTTCCGATCCGCTGGACGATCCCGGCGATCTGGAGAACGTCTTCGTCAAGACCGCCGCGGGCCAGATGGTACCGATGTCAAGCTTCGTGCGGCTGGAGGAACGCGCCGTCGCACCGGAGCTTGACCGGGAGGACCAGAACCGCTCTGTCGAAATCTCTGCCGGGCTGACGCCCGATCTGGCCCTTGGCGATGCCCTGCGGGAGGTCGAACGACTGGCCGAGGGCCTGTTATCAGAGGAAAACCGGATCGTGCCCTTGGGGGAGGCCGCGACGCTGGATCAGACCAATACGGGGCTGGCGCTGATCTTCGGCTTTGCCATCGCGGTGGTGTTTCTTGTGCTGGCCGCGCAATTCGAAAGCTTCGTTTCGGCCATCGTGGTGATGGCGACGGTGCCGCTGGGGCTGGCCTGCGCGGTCTTCGCGCTTCTGTTCACCGGGCTCAGCCTGAATGTCTATTCCCAGATCGGGCTGGTGATGCTGATCGGGATCATGGCCAAGAACGGCATCCTGATCGTGGAATTCGCAAATCAGTTGCGCGACGGGGGCGAAAGCGTCGCCAAGGCGATCTTCGATGCGTCGACCATCCGCCTGCGGCCGGTGATGATGACCATGACTTCGACGGTGCTGGGCGGCGTGCCGCTGATCTTGTCCACCGGCGCGGGGGCCGAGGCGCGGGAGGCGCTGGGCTGGGTGATCGTCGGCGGTCTGGGTCTTGCCACGGTCTCAACCCTCTACCTGACCCCGGTGGCCTATCTGCTGCTCGCCCGGTTCTCCCCCCCGCGGGCAGAGGAAACAAGGCGTCTGGCCCGGGAACTGGAGGAAGCCCTGTCGGCCTAA
- a CDS encoding annexin, whose protein sequence is MAAETQTDQTRTPAEAQIEGQEAQRPERVPAPPLGLGNRATEALLARLRANRAAAMALDRAEAAQREMETGEAETAPPPAETASEEPETQTAEAEAAEQPPQSAETAEDTEHAAAPPETARTEPPEAETEEARAAAERPAPEAPPEPATTEGTTPPDAAQTAAEGETQQAAETAAQAEPQTDTAEGAQAAGPAPTETGTGAAPAQAPADDTGGVTLEPGPQIQAWRARVTAGTQAIETPELPTAGGGGAAVRREGASLRGTRTQRREAITREAEAAVSPPPETEEPLPDPPPDPVPEANQRVEDTAGRDLTPATLPDLEASPRGTQPLVPGAAPRRPPPVETEEPAAAPETPESAAGPETPSDAGEDHVGDIENEAETPAPEVPPGTAEGATITDEPPEPREPLPPMLGNVMREVIARLMVNPRQQATPIVTAARNEAYPNRVLPQAYPEIGNDRLNGLTEALSNALRMIAADAGVAAEDLDAAIERRRTEVEGAAGEAEADIAAAGTEEAEAAEQDSADEVAEVEAAETAQNEHTTAVMSAAEGEASPEVIDRRANDQIRQINRRAGVLKADYTRAKTRFHGALDRAKAAQVRAYDATATEDRRAIAAEEASATQALDQGRTTIWLNRVKRELNTEVTRLKGVATTEEGDFRGDTTAAALEASEMVRTWAETQKGEEESWWDRLWALFSDWSQQAESEAEVWAEVRAGEARDATVGNMMTLNAFVQSQGETVNLETNAAFARLTEEQQAVIRAYYASPPANRDTIGAVAAGLRHRLAGEQKTPLIEAMKSEVTGKPLSEWAQLEQIGRAQRSGFSAERISSQLYDAMFGGVTGWGTDEDQIYNNLSGLTPVQGRAVRGNYNADYGRNLDSDLASELDEDNALIRARAALDGDPVMETVGALNEAMSGIGTDEDTIMRMLRGKTAEQRARIVEEYRRQYGVDLEAELDAEMDDHDQERAEALLAGDTARADAIALDQAMHGGILGWGTDEDQIESVYSDIRNDVSSQQIRDPDTGQMRRMTQAEMEAEVLRRNQEVEASYDDRYGDPNDQESALRAAYADELSGPDLDLANALADNDLVAADAARLERERLGFYTDDDVVNGVLENQYARALDAVERDPATERRRQALRDRAQREGWDPYQLANAERALQRELEQEARVGASENMAALEARYDSKYSRWGSGGLQTMITFNMSGTDRERARTLTQQGGYLSPAQRIDYATRGVGTDEAEFERAMAGRTAAEIAEINRELARMGRPTVQEIARDELDGRDYQDMSLRLRGVPENAEEELRQAELRVQWELQNSPVQGVQRDVMQARLDRMRNQYALINDPDADPVERRRALQQFQARGTGVEAGVDSYRAQVDAVTDAVATTLSLAAAITVTILTGGVAGAVLGALAAAAMSMSVKAGLKGAAYGADEMAVDAVVGIVDAVAAYATFGMGNALLRVATSQGGRVGRLGGTRLASTLSRMAVASSRTQRMFAHGMSEMVEGVAGSLPSALAGNMLNDRNWEQGNPFTNIIGGTLMETGMGAVVSGGMGSLGGFSMPHVDPPTPRTGDILAHRGTPADRVAAWRAHKAENPDADMRSFLRQYDDQVRDRLAAESRDAGIQRELRGELLSGIPPAQRRQFADVPIEVMSEADFRAFTRSDSASAVTIIENGEPRIILRDGAPPGALREEGIHLQQIADPDLGRLARRLDEGRLQDWDSMGLADQLELYTIKIDLEIDAQNRLIAGLRDDIARNADPAQARGLQRQLDLAEVNLRNLTQRAREVADIGPLDRIAMSRGLRDPPDFLDQPPRLFQKDGDNLVADATADAADAAPTRTEVTDSGLSGRRDFNENTDRVQRIGDEDFVERSVTLPRDAQIQTRQVVDGAEVDVTLEMRRGRLVDVATGKTVPHTPPTEFVARGNTPAFKVTGRGEVRVQRRVRQVEVTRTENGVERRLRVQDETRPIRARDLTEMSWRERGTATGAKGEAGELASQMVGRADNRVLATFDVQRADGTGLDSVELILDADGRPVFRLVEAKNYGEGNYVSFEDFTAILFGTRQTSGNLDNNLALLDDALRPSDSMVRQAHARVAEDFPELTPAQIQELGPEGIAQRGRDFNDAMAAEIDRRMAAQLSEALGQPFTVDSYRHALAALQDLSLQPLIRRSPGTMIGQRGSGSAFNRLRRHWGRMRDYLAHLALRGARPDIRAPRHFEDLVDDIPPDVFRDAEAAVRGLDGFRARGDIDAERLVPSDVDGARYMARGATPAGDRFFDVVPVDAGDVAGGDVDALVQGLRGRLDTPLTTASGSHAPLNLIVDLSDLAGDKAAVEQQLIDALRAAYGDRADEMMSRVVILQTRN, encoded by the coding sequence ATGGCGGCAGAGACCCAGACGGACCAGACCCGCACACCGGCAGAGGCCCAAATCGAGGGGCAAGAAGCGCAGCGCCCGGAGCGGGTGCCGGCGCCGCCTCTGGGGCTGGGCAATCGCGCGACCGAGGCCTTGCTTGCCCGCCTGCGGGCCAACCGTGCGGCGGCCATGGCGCTGGATCGCGCCGAAGCGGCACAGCGAGAGATGGAGACCGGGGAGGCGGAAACCGCTCCGCCCCCGGCTGAGACAGCTTCGGAAGAACCGGAGACGCAGACGGCGGAAGCCGAGGCCGCCGAACAGCCCCCCCAGTCAGCGGAAACGGCGGAGGACACGGAACACGCCGCTGCGCCGCCCGAAACCGCCCGGACCGAACCACCCGAGGCCGAGACGGAAGAGGCCCGCGCCGCGGCCGAACGCCCTGCCCCGGAAGCGCCGCCCGAACCCGCGACGACCGAGGGGACCACCCCGCCGGACGCGGCACAGACCGCGGCCGAGGGGGAAACGCAGCAGGCGGCCGAAACCGCGGCTCAGGCAGAGCCTCAGACCGACACGGCCGAGGGCGCACAGGCCGCCGGGCCCGCGCCGACCGAGACCGGTACCGGCGCCGCGCCCGCGCAGGCCCCGGCCGACGACACGGGCGGCGTCACGCTGGAACCGGGGCCGCAGATTCAGGCCTGGCGGGCGCGGGTCACCGCCGGCACCCAGGCCATCGAGACACCGGAACTGCCGACCGCCGGGGGCGGTGGCGCGGCGGTGCGGCGTGAGGGCGCCTCCCTTCGCGGCACGCGCACCCAGCGGCGCGAGGCGATCACGCGAGAGGCCGAGGCCGCCGTCAGCCCCCCGCCCGAGACGGAGGAGCCCCTGCCCGACCCGCCGCCCGACCCGGTGCCGGAGGCCAACCAGCGGGTCGAGGACACCGCCGGACGGGACCTGACCCCGGCCACCCTGCCCGATCTGGAGGCCTCTCCCCGCGGCACGCAGCCCCTGGTGCCCGGCGCCGCCCCGCGCCGCCCTCCGCCCGTCGAGACAGAGGAACCGGCGGCCGCACCCGAGACGCCCGAGAGCGCCGCCGGCCCCGAAACCCCGTCGGACGCAGGCGAAGACCATGTCGGCGATATCGAAAACGAGGCCGAGACGCCCGCGCCCGAGGTGCCGCCCGGCACCGCCGAAGGCGCCACGATCACCGACGAACCGCCCGAACCCCGCGAGCCGCTGCCGCCGATGCTGGGCAATGTGATGCGAGAGGTCATCGCGCGGCTGATGGTCAACCCGCGCCAGCAGGCCACCCCCATCGTGACCGCCGCCCGCAACGAGGCCTATCCCAATCGGGTCCTGCCGCAGGCCTATCCCGAAATCGGCAATGACCGGCTGAACGGTCTGACCGAGGCGCTGTCGAACGCGCTTCGGATGATCGCCGCCGATGCAGGCGTCGCCGCCGAGGATCTTGACGCCGCGATCGAACGCCGCCGGACCGAGGTCGAAGGCGCCGCCGGAGAGGCCGAGGCCGACATCGCCGCCGCCGGAACCGAGGAGGCCGAGGCCGCCGAGCAGGACAGCGCCGACGAGGTGGCCGAGGTGGAGGCCGCGGAAACCGCCCAGAACGAACACACCACCGCGGTGATGAGCGCGGCCGAAGGCGAGGCCAGCCCCGAGGTGATCGACCGTCGCGCCAATGACCAGATCCGCCAGATCAACCGCCGCGCAGGTGTGCTGAAGGCCGACTACACCCGCGCCAAGACCCGGTTTCACGGCGCGCTTGACCGGGCCAAGGCCGCGCAGGTCCGCGCCTATGACGCCACGGCGACCGAGGACCGGCGCGCCATCGCGGCAGAGGAGGCGTCGGCCACGCAGGCCCTCGACCAGGGCCGCACGACGATCTGGCTGAACCGCGTGAAGCGCGAATTGAACACCGAGGTCACGCGGCTGAAGGGCGTCGCCACGACCGAAGAGGGCGATTTCCGCGGCGACACCACCGCAGCGGCGCTTGAGGCATCGGAAATGGTGCGCACATGGGCCGAGACGCAGAAGGGCGAGGAAGAAAGCTGGTGGGACCGGTTGTGGGCGCTCTTCAGCGACTGGTCACAGCAGGCCGAGAGCGAGGCCGAGGTCTGGGCCGAGGTCCGCGCGGGCGAGGCGCGCGATGCCACCGTCGGCAACATGATGACGCTGAACGCCTTTGTCCAATCCCAGGGCGAGACGGTGAACCTTGAAACCAACGCCGCCTTTGCCCGCCTGACCGAGGAACAGCAGGCGGTGATCCGCGCCTATTATGCCTCGCCCCCCGCCAACCGCGACACCATCGGCGCGGTGGCCGCGGGCCTGCGTCACCGCCTTGCCGGGGAACAGAAAACCCCGCTGATCGAGGCGATGAAATCCGAGGTCACCGGCAAGCCGCTGAGCGAATGGGCGCAGTTGGAACAGATCGGGAGGGCGCAGCGGTCGGGCTTCAGCGCCGAGCGGATTTCCAGCCAGCTTTACGACGCGATGTTCGGCGGCGTCACCGGCTGGGGCACCGATGAGGACCAGATCTACAACAACCTCTCCGGCCTGACGCCGGTGCAGGGCCGGGCCGTCCGCGGCAACTACAACGCCGATTACGGGCGCAATCTCGACAGCGACCTTGCCTCGGAACTGGACGAGGACAACGCCCTGATCCGTGCCCGCGCCGCGCTGGACGGCGACCCGGTGATGGAAACCGTCGGCGCCCTGAACGAGGCGATGTCGGGGATCGGCACCGACGAGGACACGATCATGCGGATGCTGCGCGGCAAGACCGCCGAACAACGCGCCCGCATCGTGGAGGAATACCGCCGGCAATACGGCGTCGATCTGGAGGCCGAACTCGACGCCGAGATGGACGACCACGATCAGGAGCGTGCCGAGGCGCTTCTGGCCGGCGACACGGCCCGGGCCGACGCCATCGCGCTGGATCAGGCCATGCATGGCGGCATCCTTGGCTGGGGCACCGACGAGGACCAGATCGAAAGCGTCTATTCCGACATCCGCAACGACGTGTCGTCACAGCAGATCCGCGACCCTGACACCGGGCAGATGCGCCGCATGACCCAGGCCGAGATGGAGGCCGAGGTTCTGCGCCGCAATCAGGAGGTCGAGGCGTCCTACGACGACCGCTATGGCGACCCGAACGATCAGGAAAGCGCCCTGCGCGCCGCCTATGCGGACGAGTTGAGCGGCCCCGACCTCGACCTTGCCAATGCGCTGGCAGACAATGACCTTGTCGCCGCCGACGCCGCCCGGCTGGAGCGGGAACGGCTGGGCTTTTACACCGATGACGACGTCGTCAACGGGGTACTGGAAAACCAGTACGCCCGCGCGCTGGACGCCGTGGAGCGCGACCCCGCGACCGAGCGCCGGCGGCAGGCCCTGCGCGACCGCGCGCAGCGGGAGGGCTGGGATCCCTACCAGCTAGCCAATGCCGAACGCGCCCTGCAACGGGAGCTGGAGCAGGAGGCCCGCGTCGGTGCCTCTGAAAACATGGCGGCGCTGGAGGCGCGTTACGACAGCAAATACTCGCGCTGGGGGTCCGGTGGTCTGCAGACCATGATCACCTTCAACATGTCCGGGACCGACCGGGAACGGGCCCGGACGCTGACCCAACAGGGCGGCTATCTCAGCCCCGCCCAGCGGATCGACTATGCCACCCGCGGCGTGGGCACCGACGAGGCGGAGTTCGAGCGCGCGATGGCCGGGCGCACCGCCGCCGAGATCGCCGAGATCAACCGCGAACTGGCCCGCATGGGCCGCCCGACCGTGCAGGAGATCGCCCGCGACGAACTGGACGGGCGCGACTATCAGGACATGAGCCTGCGCCTGCGCGGCGTCCCCGAGAATGCCGAGGAGGAACTGCGGCAGGCCGAACTGCGCGTGCAGTGGGAATTGCAGAACTCTCCCGTGCAGGGGGTGCAGCGCGACGTGATGCAGGCGCGGCTGGACCGGATGCGCAACCAGTACGCGCTGATCAACGACCCCGACGCCGACCCGGTGGAACGCCGCCGCGCCCTGCAACAGTTCCAGGCTCGCGGCACCGGGGTCGAGGCCGGCGTGGACAGCTATCGCGCGCAGGTCGATGCGGTCACCGATGCGGTGGCCACCACCCTGTCGCTTGCGGCCGCGATCACGGTCACGATCCTGACCGGCGGCGTCGCGGGCGCGGTTCTGGGGGCGCTGGCCGCCGCAGCGATGAGCATGTCGGTCAAGGCGGGCCTGAAGGGCGCGGCCTATGGCGCCGACGAAATGGCCGTGGATGCCGTGGTGGGCATCGTGGACGCCGTGGCCGCCTATGCCACCTTCGGGATGGGCAATGCCCTGTTGCGGGTCGCCACCAGCCAGGGTGGCCGGGTCGGGCGGCTGGGGGGCACGCGGCTGGCCTCCACCCTGTCGCGGATGGCAGTGGCCAGTTCCCGCACCCAGCGCATGTTCGCCCATGGCATGTCGGAAATGGTCGAGGGCGTGGCCGGGTCGCTGCCCTCGGCCCTTGCGGGCAACATGCTGAACGACCGCAACTGGGAACAGGGCAACCCGTTCACCAACATCATCGGCGGCACGCTGATGGAAACCGGCATGGGCGCGGTGGTGTCGGGGGGAATGGGCAGCCTTGGCGGGTTCTCGATGCCCCATGTCGACCCGCCCACGCCGCGCACCGGCGATATCCTTGCCCATCGCGGCACCCCCGCCGACCGGGTGGCGGCGTGGCGTGCCCACAAGGCGGAAAACCCCGATGCGGACATGCGCAGTTTCCTGCGCCAATACGACGATCAGGTGCGCGACCGTCTGGCCGCCGAAAGCCGCGATGCCGGCATTCAGCGCGAATTGCGGGGCGAGTTGCTGTCGGGCATCCCGCCCGCCCAGCGCCGCCAGTTTGCCGATGTGCCGATCGAGGTCATGTCAGAGGCCGATTTCCGCGCCTTCACGCGGTCTGACAGCGCCTCGGCCGTCACCATCATCGAAAATGGCGAGCCGCGGATCATCCTGCGCGACGGCGCCCCGCCCGGCGCCCTGCGCGAGGAAGGGATCCACCTGCAACAGATCGCCGACCCCGATCTGGGCCGCCTTGCCCGCCGGCTGGACGAAGGCCGCCTGCAGGACTGGGACAGCATGGGCCTGGCCGACCAGCTGGAGCTTTACACGATCAAGATCGATCTGGAGATCGACGCGCAGAACCGGCTGATCGCGGGCCTGCGCGACGACATCGCCCGCAATGCCGATCCGGCACAGGCCCGCGGGCTGCAACGCCAGTTGGACCTGGCCGAGGTCAACCTGCGCAACCTGACCCAGCGTGCGCGCGAGGTCGCCGATATCGGCCCGCTTGACCGGATCGCGATGTCGCGGGGTCTGCGCGATCCGCCGGATTTCCTAGACCAGCCGCCGCGCCTGTTCCAGAAGGATGGCGACAATCTGGTGGCCGACGCAACAGCCGACGCCGCCGACGCGGCGCCCACAAGGACGGAAGTGACCGACAGCGGGCTGTCGGGGCGCAGGGACTTCAACGAAAACACCGACCGGGTGCAGCGGATCGGCGACGAGGACTTTGTCGAACGCTCTGTCACCCTGCCCCGCGATGCGCAGATCCAGACCCGTCAGGTGGTCGACGGGGCCGAGGTCGACGTGACGCTGGAGATGCGGCGCGGGCGGTTGGTGGACGTGGCCACCGGCAAGACCGTCCCCCACACCCCGCCGACCGAGTTCGTCGCGCGGGGCAACACGCCCGCCTTCAAGGTCACCGGCCGGGGCGAGGTTCGGGTGCAACGCCGCGTCCGGCAGGTGGAGGTGACCCGGACCGAAAACGGGGTAGAGCGCCGCCTGCGGGTACAGGACGAAACCCGCCCGATCCGCGCCCGCGACCTGACAGAGATGTCCTGGCGCGAACGGGGCACCGCGACGGGTGCGAAAGGCGAAGCGGGGGAACTGGCATCGCAAATGGTCGGCCGGGCCGACAACCGCGTGCTGGCGACCTTCGATGTGCAGCGGGCGGACGGCACCGGGCTGGACAGTGTGGAACTGATCCTCGATGCCGACGGGCGGCCGGTCTTCCGGCTGGTGGAGGCCAAGAACTATGGCGAGGGCAACTATGTCTCGTTCGAGGATTTCACCGCGATCCTGTTCGGGACCCGCCAGACCTCGGGCAATCTGGACAACAACCTGGCACTTCTGGACGACGCGCTCAGACCCAGCGACAGCATGGTCCGGCAGGCCCATGCCCGCGTCGCGGAGGACTTCCCCGAACTCACCCCCGCCCAGATCCAGGAACTTGGGCCAGAGGGGATCGCCCAGCGCGGGCGGGATTTCAACGACGCGATGGCCGCAGAGATCGACCGGCGCATGGCCGCGCAATTGTCAGAGGCGCTGGGCCAGCCCTTCACGGTCGACAGCTATCGCCACGCGCTTGCCGCCTTGCAGGATCTCAGCCTTCAGCCCCTGATCCGGCGCAGCCCGGGGACGATGATCGGCCAGCGGGGCAGCGGGTCTGCCTTCAACCGGCTGCGGCGGCATTGGGGGCGGATGCGCGACTACCTTGCCCATCTGGCGCTGCGGGGGGCGCGGCCCGATATCCGGGCCCCGCGCCATTTCGAAGACCTTGTCGATGATATCCCGCCCGATGTCTTCCGCGACGCCGAGGCCGCGGTCCGCGGTCTGGACGGGTTCCGCGCCCGTGGCGATATCGACGCAGAGCGGTTGGTGCCCAGCGATGTCGATGGCGCGCGCTACATGGCCCGCGGCGCGACGCCTGCCGGCGACCGGTTCTTCGACGTGGTCCCGGTGGACGCCGGCGATGTGGCGGGCGGGGATGTCGACGCGCTGGTGCAGGGGCTGCGCGGCCGGCTCGACACGCCCTTGACCACCGCGTCGGGCAGTCATGCGCCGCTGAACCTGATCGTGGATCTGTCCGATCTTGCGGGCGACAAGGCGGCCGTGGAGCAACAGTTGATAGATGCCCTGCGTGCCGCCTATGGCGACCGCGCCGACGAGATGATGAGCCGCGTGGTCATTTTGCAGACGCGCAACTAG
- a CDS encoding efflux RND transporter periplasmic adaptor subunit → MVRQLLLSFVLVAGTLALWVIYVPSALPLLDRVGVLGVLGVTPPSPEQAGGGRRSRGAASVVVEEVEEGRIRDRVIAIGDGKALRTVTLRAKVTGQVVELGLADGDPVAAGAMLVRFDDEAERIAVERARLVLEDARDEAARVERLETSGAVTEVRRREANLALRTAELELRQAEFDLAERMVRAPFAGRAGVLDIAVGDRVSSGDSLVTLTDRSQILIDFHVPARVVDRVAPGMPLAARPLALPELELTGAVHAVDNIVDSSSRTLRVQGRLDNSGDRLRGGMAFEVALSFPGETLPRVDPLAVQWSSAGAYVWVVRDGKAARVPVTIRQRNADAVLVEAALAPGDKVVTEGVQSLREGAEVSIVEPRAALPDAAKAQTL, encoded by the coding sequence ATGGTTCGGCAACTTCTTCTTTCGTTCGTGCTTGTCGCGGGCACGCTGGCGTTATGGGTCATCTATGTGCCCTCGGCCCTGCCCTTGCTGGACAGGGTCGGCGTGCTGGGCGTCCTCGGGGTGACACCCCCGTCCCCGGAACAGGCGGGCGGCGGGCGGCGATCGCGCGGGGCTGCGTCTGTCGTGGTTGAGGAGGTCGAGGAAGGCCGGATCCGCGACCGGGTCATCGCCATCGGGGATGGCAAGGCGCTGCGCACGGTCACCTTGCGGGCCAAGGTCACCGGGCAGGTGGTCGAACTTGGGTTGGCCGATGGCGACCCGGTGGCGGCGGGGGCCATGCTGGTCCGCTTCGACGATGAGGCAGAGCGCATCGCGGTGGAACGCGCAAGGCTGGTGCTGGAGGATGCCCGGGACGAGGCCGCCCGCGTGGAGCGGCTGGAAACCAGCGGCGCGGTGACCGAGGTGCGCCGGCGCGAGGCCAATCTGGCCCTGCGCACGGCTGAACTGGAACTGCGGCAGGCAGAGTTCGATCTGGCCGAGCGCATGGTGCGCGCACCCTTTGCCGGCCGGGCGGGCGTTCTGGACATCGCGGTCGGCGACCGAGTGTCGAGCGGTGACAGCCTTGTCACGCTGACCGACCGGTCGCAGATCCTGATCGACTTTCATGTGCCCGCCCGCGTGGTCGACCGGGTCGCGCCCGGCATGCCGCTTGCCGCCCGGCCGCTGGCCCTGCCAGAGTTGGAGCTGACCGGTGCGGTTCATGCGGTCGACAACATCGTGGACAGCAGCAGCCGGACGCTGCGGGTGCAGGGGCGGCTGGACAATTCCGGCGACCGGCTGCGCGGCGGCATGGCCTTCGAGGTCGCGCTGAGCTTCCCCGGAGAGACCCTGCCGCGGGTCGACCCGCTTGCCGTGCAATGGTCGAGCGCGGGCGCCTATGTCTGGGTGGTTCGCGACGGGAAAGCCGCCCGCGTGCCGGTGACGATCCGCCAGCGCAACGCCGATGCGGTGCTGGTCGAGGCCGCGCTTGCGCCCGGCGACAAGGTCGTGACCGAAGGCGTGCAAAGCCTGCGAGAGGGCGCCGAGGTCAGCATCGTCGAGCCGCGGGCGGCACTGCCCGACGCCGCCAAAGCGCAAACGCTGTAA